A single window of Gossypium hirsutum isolate 1008001.06 chromosome A10, Gossypium_hirsutum_v2.1, whole genome shotgun sequence DNA harbors:
- the LOC121208547 gene encoding stem-specific protein TSJT1, which produces MLGIFKKELMNPPKELHSPASLTSSNKTKLPNQIINHFLSSNPNNAFSMGFGSSACFAYAPTENRFPNHQRLFCGVDEIYCIFLGDLNNLSSLLKQYGLSKGTNEAMFIIEAYRTLRDRGPYPADQVLKDLEGSYGFVVYDSKAGSVFAALGADERVKLYWGVAADGSVVVSDNLKLIKESCAKSFAPFPPGCMFHSEQGLTSFEHPRSKMKAMPRIDSEGVMCGANFMADAQSRTSRMPRVGSEANWALRGSKA; this is translated from the exons ATGTTAGGCATTTTCAAGAAAGAATTAATGAATCCACCAAAGGAGCTGCATAGCCCAGCTTCACTCACTTCATCAAACAAGACCAAGCTTCCCAatcaaatcatcaaccatttcctTTCTTCAAATCCCAACAATGCTTTCTCAATGGGGTTCGGATCCTCAGCTTGCTTTGCTTATGCTCCCACAGAGAATCGTTTCCCCAATCATCAAAG GTTGTTCTGTGGAGTGGATGAAATATACTGCATATTCTTGGgggatttgaataatttgagcaGCCTGCTAAAGCAGTATGGGCTGTCAAAGGGCACCAATGAAGCCATGTTTATCATCGAAGCATATCGGACCCTCCGCGACCGTGGTCCGTACCCGGCTGACCAGGTCCTTAAGGATCTTGAAGGCAGCTATGGATTTGTGGTGTATGATAGCAAAGCTGGAAGTGTATTTGCTGCACTG GGTGCAGATGAAAGGGTTAAACTCTATTGGGGTGTAGCAGCTGATGGATCAGTAGTTGTTTCAGATAACTTGAAGCTTATAAAAGAAAGCTGTGCTAAATCATTTGCACCATTTCCACCTG GGTGTATGTTCCACAGTGAGCAAGGATTGACGAGTTTTGAGCATCCGAGGAGCAAAATGAAGGCAATGCCAAGAATTGACAGTGAAGGGGTGATGTGTGGTGCCAATTTCATGGCCGATGCTCAGTCGAGAACAAGTAGGATGCCCCGAGTTGGTAGCGAAGCCAATTGGGCACTGCGAGGCTCCAAAGCTTGA
- the LOC107925260 gene encoding trafficking protein particle complex subunit 13, whose protein sequence is MSTTPQGIHSLAFRVMRLCKPSFHVEPPFRLDPSDLFVGEDIFDDPLAASNLSPLLSSHVNKSTDSSDMTFANRFLLHHPSDAMGFSGLLVLPQSFGAIYLGETFCSYISINNSSNFEVKDVIIKAEIQTERERILLLDTSKSPVGTIHAGGHYDFIVEHDVKELGAYTMVCTALYNDGDGERKYLPQFFKFVVANPLSVRTKVRTVKETTYLEACIENHTKSNLYVDQVEFEPAPHWTAKILKADELYPADNSSTGEIVKPPILVRSGGGIHNYLYQMKISSPGSEQVKAKRSSILGKLQISWRTNLGEPGRLQTQQILGNPSSCKEIELQVLGIPSLIILDKPFSVHLNLTNHTDSELGPFEVWLSKNSAHEKFVMFNGLQTMALPAVEAFGSTDFHLNVVATKLGVQRISGLIVFDTKEKKTFEPLADVEIFVESD, encoded by the exons ATGAGCACGACGCCACAAGGAATTCACTCGCTAGCCTTCAGGGTAATGCGGCTTTGCAAGCCGTCGTTCCACGTCGAACCTCCTTTCCGTCTCGATCCTTCCGATCTCTTCGTCGGCGAGGACATCTTCGACGATCCACTCGCCGCTTCTAACCTCTCTCCACTCTTATCTAGCCACGTCAACAAGTCCACCGACTCCTCCGATATGACCTTTGCCAATAGATTCCTCCTCCACCACCCTTCCGATGCAATGGGCTTCTCTGGCCTCCTCGTCCTCCCTCAATCCTTCGG GGCGATTTACTTGGGAGAGACTTTCTGCAGCTATATCAGCATTAATaacagctcaaattttgaagttaAGGATGTTATTATTAAG GCAGAAATTCAAACAGAGAGGGAGAGAATCCTCCTCTTGGATACATCAAAATCACCTGTTGGAACGATACATGCAGGAGGGCATTATGATTTTATTGTGGAACATGATGTCAAGGAACTTGGAGCTTATAC GATGGTTTGTACCGCGTTGTATAATGATGGTGATGGTGAACGAAAATATCTTCCACAGTTTTTCAAGTTTGTTGTTGCGAACCCATTATCAGTTAGGACAAAG GTCCGCACCGTCAAG GAAACTACCTATTTAGAAGCTTGCATAGAGAATCATACAAAATCAAACCTTTATGTGGACCAAGTTGAGTTTGAACCAGCTCCTCATTGGACTGCTAAAATACTAAAAGCTGATGAACTCTATCCTGCAGATAACTCGTCAACTGG AGAGATAGTTAAGCCACCTATTCTTGTTAGATCTGGTGGGGGAATTCACAATTACCTTTATCAAATGAAAATTTCTTCACCTGGTTCTGAACAAGTGAAGGCAAAGAGGAGTAGTATCCTTGGTAAACTTCAGATATCGTGGCGTACAAACCTGGGTGAACCAGGCCGCTTGCAAACACAACAAATTCTTGGCAAT CCTAGTAGTTGCAAAGAGATTGAGCTGCAAGTTCTGGGGATACCATCTTTAATCATTTTGGATAAGCCCTTCTCT GTACATCTGAATCTCACAAACCATACAGACAGTGAGTTGGGCCCATTTGAGGTCTGGTTATCAAAAAATAGTGCACACGAGAAGTTTGTTATGTTCAATGGTCTTCAGACAATG GCATTACCAGCAGTGGAGGCATTCGGTTCCACTGATTTCCATTTG AACGTGGTTGCAACTAAACTCGGAGTCCAGAGAATTAGTGGACTTATAGTGTTTGacacaaaagagaaaaaaacttTTGAACCTTTGGCAGATGTGGAG ATCTTCGTGGAGTCAGATTGA